In Oryza sativa Japonica Group chromosome 3, ASM3414082v1, one DNA window encodes the following:
- the LOC4333459 gene encoding jasmonate-induced oxygenase 2 — MGGLSMDQAFVQAPEHRPKASVAEADGIPVIDLSPLLAAGDGDADGVDALAAEVGRASRDWGFFVVVRHGVPAEAVARAAEAQRTFFALPPERRAAVARSEAAPMGYYASEHTKNVRDWKEVFDLVPRQTPPPPTTAVADGDLVFDNKWPDDLPGFREAMEEYGEAVEELAFKLLELIARSLGLRPDRLHGFFKDDQTTFIRLNHYPPCPSPDLALGVGRHKDAGALTVLYQDDVGGLDVRRRSDGEWVRVRPVPHSFIINVGDIIQVWSNDRYESAEHRVAVNVEKERFSIPFFFNPAGHTMVEPLEEVVSDESPARYNPYNWGEFFSTRKNSNFKKLDVENVQITHFRKN, encoded by the exons ATGGGCGGCCTCTCCATGGACCAGGCGTTCGTGCAGGCCCCCGAGCACCGCCCCAAGGCGTCCGTCGCCGAGGCCGACGGCATCCCGGTCATcgacctctcccctctcctcgccgccggcgatggcgacgccgaCGGGGTGGACGCGCTCGCGGCGGAGGTCGGGAGGGCGAGCCGGGACTGGGGCTTCTTCGTGGTGGTGCGCCACGGTGTGcccgcggaggcggtggcgcgcgcggcggaggcgcagAGGACGTTCTTCGCGCTGCCGCCGGAGCGGAGGGCGGCCGTGGCGCGGAGCGAGGCGGCGCCGATGGGGTACTACGCGTCCGAGCACACCAAGAACGTCAGGGACTGGAAGGAGGTGTTCGACCTCGTCCCGCgccagacgccgccgccgccgacgaccgccGTGGCCGACGGCGACCTGGTGTTCGACAACAAGTGGCCCGACGACCTGCCGGGATTCAG GGAGGCAATGGAGGAGTACGGCGAAGCGGTGGAGGAGCTGGCGTTCAAGCTGCTGGAGCTGATCGCCAGGAGCCTCGGCCTGAGACCCGACCGCCTCCATGGCTTCTTCAAGGACGACCAGACCACCTTCATCCGGCTCAACCACTACCCTCCCTGCCCGAGCCCCGACCTCGCCCTCGGCGTCGGCCGCCACAAGGACGCCGGCGCGCTCACCGTGCTCTACCAGGACGATGTCGGCGGCCTCGACGTCCGCCGCCGATCCGACGGCGAGTGGGTGCGCGTCAGGCCCGTCCCTCACTCCTTCATCATCAACGTCGGCGACATCATCcag GTGTGGAGCAATGACAGGTACGAGAGCGCGGAGCACCGGGTGGCGGTGAACGTGGAGAAGGAGAGGTTCTCCATCCCTTTCTTCTTCAACCCGGCGGGCCACACCATGGTGGAGCCACTGGAGGAGGTCGTGAGCGACGAGAGCCCGGCCAGGTACAACCCCTACAACTGGGGCGAATTCTTCAGCACCAGGAAGAACAGCAACTTCAAGAAGCTGGACGTGGAGAACGTCCAGATCACGCATTTCAGGAAGAATTAA
- the LOC112938327 gene encoding dof zinc finger protein DOF1.6 translates to MPGQVMEAALQQLPASMASGSLLLPPACLQHPLPAAAAASGGVGGSSREQCPRCASHDTKFCYYNNYNTSQPRHFCRACRRYWTLGGSLRNVPIGGSTRKRPRPPVRRPPVHFTAAAAAAAAAAPPHHHHHHHGGPLTPPPATSSSSQQAGLLGSLFALGAAPLLEGRVGVGFDLGLGLPGPGHHHAVAGGGGPAAAVATSSSSSAAAPLLWPTGLLDSSSNNAETWRMAAGGMWPEFTAAAAQVGGLMHGGAQQQPQLL, encoded by the coding sequence ATGCCAGGACAGGTGATGGAAGCTGCGCTGCAGCAGCTGCCGGCGTCCATGGCGTCGGGATCGCTCCTGCTGCCTCCCGCCTGCCTCCAGCATCcgcttccggcggcggcggcggcgtcaggcgGCGTGGGAGGGAGTAGCAGGGAGCAGTGCCCGCGGTGCGCGTCGCACGACACCAAGTTCTGCTACTACAACAACTACAACACGTCGCAGCCGCGCCACttctgccgcgcctgccgccgctaCTGGACGCTCGGCGGCTCCCTCCGCAACGTCCCCATCGGCGGCTCCACCCGCAAGCGCCCCCGCCCCCCCGTGCGCCGCCCGCCCGTCcacttcaccgccgccgccgccgccgccgccgccgctgcaccgcctcatcaccatcatcatcatcacggCGGGccgctcacgccgccgccggcgacctcttcttcctcgcaGCAGGCGGGCCTGCTCGGCTCGCTGTtcgcgctcggcgcggcgccgctgctggagggccgcgtcggcgtcggcttcgacctcggcctcggcctgcccggcccgggccaccaccatgccgtcgccggcggcggcggacctgCTGCAGCGgtggcgacgtcgtcgtcgtcgtcggcggcggcgcctctgcTCTGGCCCACCGGGCTGTTGGACAGCAGCAGCAATAATGCCGAGACATGGaggatggcggccggcggcatgTGGCCGGAGTtcactgcggcggcggcgcaggtgggCGGGCTGATGCATGGAGGGGCCCAGCAGCAACCACAGCTTCTGTGA